Below is a window of Brassica napus cultivar Da-Ae chromosome A5, Da-Ae, whole genome shotgun sequence DNA.
AGGACGACCTGATTCTCTTCAAACAGGATGTAATAGAAGAGGAGGCACTCAAGGAATCAAAATCAGACAGTAGAGTAGAGCATCTATTTGTCACTGATTCAAACGGTTTCCAAAGGACATTCTTGGGTACTTTTCTCATCACTCCTTTTGTGTGGAACAAGACCAGAGCAGTAGAGCTTTCAAGACACGAACTGGGCATGGAACATGTTGTATTTGAGCCTGGAGGAGAGTTGTGGAATCACAGGAACAATCCCATAGTGATTGAGAAGAAATCGGCAGCAACAACAATTGTTTTTGGTGATCTTTTACCCTCTGAAGCTAAAGGGATGCACGTCTCAGCTCAGCAAGATTTTCACTACGAAACCAATTGGAGAATGTTACCCACTCTTTCCTGGATCCAACAAACCGGAAAACGCAGCAAATGGCCACCTGATCATCAAGATATTGTCAATTCCGCAAAACATATCGGTTTAGCCAAATTCTGTGAGCTGCTTATATCAGATTGGGCTGGAAGGTTACAGATCTACTTGTGGAAACCTGGAGCATATGACAGCatacttatcatccttggagagTGCTCTGCTCGTGCTAAAACCAGCTGGGGTTATAAGGAGTTGGAAGCTGATCAAAATGCTTTGCTTCTTGATAATGTCAAAGTGTGGAAGCCACCAGATTTGCAAAAGCTTCAATACCATTTCAGAGACTGTCAAACCAAGAGTGGAAATGGAGATTTCACTAAAGAAAATGGTGAAGTGATTACTGGAGCAGGAGGAGGACTCATGTTTTCTTCCCAAATCAAGGAGAAACCACCAGATGGACTCAGTCTACATCAAACTTCAAATAAACAAACCCGAGGTAATTATCTACACTCAAAGAAACGCATGAAACCTGATTTGCTTTCTATTGGTACAGGACAAACAGTTTTGAGTGCTAGAATTTTCGAAAAGAGAGGCTATAGTAATGATCAGAGTATCAAGAATGGATACTTGGCTAAGTTGGAGATGCAACAATCAAATCTTGGAAGCTGTCTAGCCGCCAACTTTGACATAGgagcagtccgaggatcatatcTCAGCAACCAGAAGGAATTAAGCAACAAACTCAACTGCAATGGAAACTACACTCATCAGGGTCTCACGTCGAACTGGAATCATGACCAAAGCTTCTCAAATGAAAGAGTTATGGGTTCTACAAGACGGGTGATTCTGTGTTTACTTTGTCTGAACTTTTCTGAGTTCAGAACATCTCAATCCTATCTATGGCGACCAGGTGAGCATGGTAAGGTAACTAATCATGTTTTCAAGAGTTCTTTTATTGATTACACCgatatgatgcacttgtttttGCCAAAAGAGTCATGTGCAGATTATATGAAAACTTTGAAGCAtgcaaaaagaaagaacaagCGTGAGGAAGACAAACGTTTCAAGCCGCCTGATCTAAGCCAGGAGAGACATCAGGACGACAATTGCTtcatcctcatcaaagaagcacctccagatgcagcatacaagccaaaaccgagaaaagaCAACTTTGGGATAAGACTCTTACTCTATGATGATTTTGCTTGTgttaacttgtcttgtttcaaTGTATCAGGTTTAAGTAATGCCTCAGGAGTGAGAAAAGACAAATGGATCAGTCCCTTCTACCTAATAGAACCAGTCAACGACAATGCCTATCAAAGAGGCTTGCAAGGTAAGTGTAATCTGATTATAAACTCTCATGTTACTGACTTGGTCCCTTCTATTGCAGGTaacacagatttgaggacaaatctttttgaagtgggaggggatgatatgatcatggaaagcaccaaggaaTGGAATCATGAACCTGATCATGGAGAGCTTGTAGCTGTTGACGAACCTACACTTGAAGAATGTCTGAGCCGAAATAAAGCTTCTATCATCAAAGACAACTCGATCTACATTCAAGCTACTCTAcactcaagctgatcatcatctaggcaaatAGCTTGTGTGTACTTtttttcccttgattggttttgtcccactgggttttccaatcaaggtttttaatgaggcatcaagttcacttacaTATCTCCTAGATGATGTATCATGGGTGCATCTCGGATGCATATCTATCTTATGTTATATTTAGactatgatttttatttcatgtttttaaatttcgaaactcttttaaaatttgaataagtcttagtcttgtttttagattaccaagggagcctgttccctttaatgaattcgagaagtggagcctgttccagccttctctatataagcttgtagccatcttcttttatcattatgcaatcttttatcaaaaccttttggttcttttctctcttgtcgtgagtgagtgtctggtgtgtaatatccagtctgttggtgtgtaatatccaacgcccaagggctttagagaggtgtgtcatatccgatctaagcctaggagtatcaagaagcctttccgcagcctcttgtgtcaccattcgatccacataccttgagaagcttgagtcttttgattcgtttctgcaaggattatcccatctgttccagagcatcatcctaggatctcattagtTTCAAAGGGTAAGGTACAAACAAaagcaaattttgaaaatttaaaatttgaagacAAAACTGGCTACAGCAGGTAATCCTCCAACTACCACTGGCACGTGTCCAGTATATAAAAATGAGCCAATGGTGTGCGGCTCAtctcttatatactaaatcacaaGTCACTCAACTAATCATATTTTGCCACATATTTAATGTttaagtttttaagaaaatcaattattaaaaagaaaaaaatgaaacgaatcaatttatttcttttctacgtaaaataaaaaaataatggttTCAACTGCCTTAACCACTGCAAGCACGATCTCCACCTCCTCTATTACATCAACTATAAATGAACTCTCAAATCACTTCGATAACAAatctgtttataaaattattccAAACTGCTTAATTTCTTCCACAAAGTAACCTTTACTTTTATCTTTCATATAATTCCTTTTCCTCATAAAAGCGTTTTGAAGTTGCAGACACAATCGATATCGTGGACAAAATGATTTTGAAAAGGATGAAGCGAATTGATAGATGGCTTTCAGAAATTGGCAGGTGTACATTGGTTAGTGGTGTGGACAatttatataatagtttttttgtttgtttgtggtaAATAGTTCATACAATAGTTGTTTAGCAGGAAAATAAGTAATAAGTTTTAAGTGATAGATGGCATTTAGTTATCTTCCGGTATGCAGTTTTGAgttctttttaacttttttgcAGAGGGATAGTTGTTACCACGTCATCATGTGATGAAATTCTTTCTCGAACCAAATGTGCTTGACTCAAAATATATCTATGTTACTATGTATCAGATTGAAACCGCAGAAGAGTGAaatgatggtgaagaagaatcTTCAAACTTACAATGAGATTGTCTACTTAATAATTAAAGTCGACGATGGTTAAAGAAGAATGAAACAGAAGGAGACTCCAACAAACTAGAGACTCTCAACCAACACGTTGCTCATATTTTGATTGCTAGGTCAGATTTATAACATTGTATTCGAAGGGGTATATAACAAAAccttttatcaataatttttcttctctttaataattatggctgaaaaatgttttttgcttgaaaatttattaaatctcGAATTGGTACAACCcctaaaagttttttttctgaacAGTATTTAATATAACAAATATCAGAAGCTTAGCATATTGAATGTCTGGATATGCTTGAGGTCATTTGAATTTGGTAAAACagaaataaagtaaaatataattaagtaaTGAGTTAAATATGTTTACATCTGTGAAATTATTAGTATACTATCTCATATTTTGGTCAACCACATCTAGATTATGCAATatgttttaactattttttactAATAGATAAACTGCAATATCATGTTATCAtcaatactttatatactactccttctgtttTACAAAGAGTGTCACTTAGACACTTCTCACACATATTAAGCAACtcattaaaatgtatttatattttcattaatatcaTATATCTAACCAATAGTATTTTTGGATAAAtcgatttatttataaaattaatgcattttgtaattaattttgaactgaaaaGATGTATAAATTGCATTGATATTGTAGAATAACATTTTTTgtgaaacaagaaaaatgagTTAAAGTGACACTTAATATAAAACAGATGGAATATTGTTTTGTTAATATAACTGCAGAAAGTAACGCTTAGCAATAATTGTTTTGTCAATATAACTCCAGAAAGTAAAGCTTAGCTATAGTTGGTTTAGTacatgtaattttaaaatttactatgtatgtaaatataattgatttgtttcttaaaaaaaaagtatttgattttACATTGCAATATGCATTCAAAACGGGTCAATCCGCGCAATAGCGCGGAAAATAtctagtttttaaataaaaagcaaAAGGCGGTAGTTGATTCATATATTCACCAGTTGggataataatatttgtttacaGAAACGAAAAACGATTTAAAAACttttgaaagagaagaagagtagCTACTACTCCACTCTTTTCGTCATCTCTCTATACATACGCGTCCGCATTGTTGTTGCGTTCTCGAAGCATTGTCATCGATAACGAACGTATGGAGAAAAACACGCCCGTGAGGAAACCACACACTTCGACAGCGGATCTACTGACTTGGCCGGATAATCAACCGTTTGAGTCTCCCTCCGCCGTCCCAACCAGATCGCACCAGGTAGTTACTACGAACTCAGTTTAATTTTGCGATCtactcacaaaaaaaaattaaaaattggaaCTGTGGGGAATCAATCGTAGCCGTCGGATGGAATCAGGAAAGTGGTGTTTGGAGGACAAGTTACAGACGAAGAAGTGGAGAGCTTGAACAAGAGGTAAGATAGATCTGATGAATTAGCAGAAAGAAAACGAAATGGTACTGTTTTGATATAGTTATCAAACAAGTACCAGGAATCTGTCAATTTGATGAATGATGATCCTGTCGTTATAGTGTTGTTAGAAGAgagttttttatataaatattttaatttccatTTCTAGATCTTTTTTGTATAATTCACGCTTCTCTAATTTTGTCTCCTACTCTGTCTGAATGGAACAATTGTTGCtaattttgttctttctttttttgcgTTTAAGTGTTGTTACTAATCAAATCTTCTTGTTAATATCGAAAACCGAACTTGATTGTTTTTTAGGAAGCTTGTTCAAACTACAAGATGAAGGAGATCACAGGAAGTGGGATTTTCTCTGTGTATGAACAAAATGATGCTTTGGAGACAGGAACAAGAACATACCGGGTTTGTGTCTTCTTTAGATTTTCGAAACATTTTCTTGTGTTGTTTGATTATGTTATTTGATCAATCATTTTGTGTGTGTCTGGAAATGTTCAGAAACAAGCAGAAGCAACTGTAAGTCACATTTCATTTGGGGAAGAAGAGATTGTTACGCCAAAGAAACCAGCAACGGTGCCGGAAGTGGCCAAGCAGCGTGAGCTCAGTGGTACACTGCAAAGCCAATCTGATACTAAGCTTAATAAGCAATTCTCAGATTCTAAGTTTAAGGAACTTAGTGGTCATAACATCTTTGCTCCACCACCTGAAATCAAACTTCGTCCTACCGTTCGTGCCTTGGCTTATAAAGACAACTTCGACCTCGGACAATCTGATACCAAAACCGTAACGCTCTCTCAACTGTAACATTTGTACGATAATACCCAATGATCACTCACAAATTCTTCTAACTGTCGCAGGATGGGGAACTAAAGACGGCCAAGAAGATTCCGGACAAGAAATTTACAGATTTGTCGGGAAATAATGTATTCAAAGGAGATGATACGTCTCCGTCCGCGGTGACGGCGGAGAAGCTTCTAAGCATGGCAAAGTTGAAAGAGATAAGTGGCAATAACATATTTGCAGATGCAAAGGCCACGTCTCGTGACTACTTCGGTGGCGTACGTAAACCACCAGGCGGGGAGAGCAGCATTGCTTTGGTCTAAATCTACCCTTccaataataattatatagttcCAGATTTTAAATTCTCTACAAACTTAGAAGGTCTAATTATTTATCATTctcatttttattagataatatacatttGGACGCTTCTGTTTTCTATGTTTCCAAATTTGTGTGATTGGTGGGTTATGGATTGATCGAGATAGGTCATCCATCGGACTTTGTAGTTTGAAAGCTAATCTGGTTTTCAGGaccttgtgttttttttttttaaattccttgAGAGTTCTGACTTGCTATGACTTTGTATTTTGTTGGGTACTTGATTGATTTTATTGATTAATAGAGATGTAATTGCGTGGAATATTATTTTACTAGTAGTTTGGCGTTACACGCCAgattctatattttattattaaatgaatttacaatttattttatagttttaataaagaaaatatgttaaaaatatgaaaataaaaatatgtcaaAAAGAGAATGGTATTTTTTTACCGGTATTTTTAATAGTGGTTATAATTACCGTAGTGTAGtactttgttttgaagttgcTTAGGTCAAAGTGGAATAACATAAGTGCATTCCTAAAGTTTTATAAGGTGGAATAACATAAGTGCATTCCTaaatttaaatcttttttttcattgtattttagcataaaatatttattgaagaTATTTAGTATGGTTATATGATACTAGAGCTTTTCTCGGGCTACGCCCGagttgtttataatttttaatttaatttaagctTTTAGCGTTTATATtt
It encodes the following:
- the LOC106406863 gene encoding uncharacterized protein LOC106406863 isoform X2 is translated as MEKNTPVRKPHTSTADLLTWPDNQPFESPSAVPTRSHQPSDGIRKVVFGGQVTDEEVESLNKREACSNYKMKEITGSGIFSVYEQNDALETGTRTYRKQAEATVSHISFGEEEIVTPKKPATVPEVAKQRELSGTLQSQSDTKLNKQFSDSKFKELSGHNIFAPPPEIKLRPTVRALAYKDNFDLGQSDTKTDGELKTAKKIPDKKFTDLSGNNVFKGDDTSPSAVTAEKLLSMAKLKEISGNNIFADAKATSRDYFGGVRKPPGGESSIALV
- the LOC106406863 gene encoding uncharacterized protein LOC106406863 isoform X1, whose translation is MKEITGSGIFSVYEQNDALETGTRTYRKQAEATVSHISFGEEEIVTPKKPATVPEVAKQRELSGTLQSQSDTKLNKQFSDSKFKELSGHNIFAPPPEIKLRPTVRALAYKDNFDLGQSDTKTDGELKTAKKIPDKKFTDLSGNNVFKGDDTSPSAVTAEKLLSMAKLKEISGNNIFADAKATSRDYFGGVRKPPGGESSIALV